The Cicer arietinum cultivar CDC Frontier isolate Library 1 chromosome 1, Cicar.CDCFrontier_v2.0, whole genome shotgun sequence genome contains the following window.
gcttttaaaaaataagttaaagaggttttttacagcgcttttgtcaataagcgctataaaagcctttaaaaaaataaggaggtcacaaagctttgttttatactaagttaagaggtcctttaaagcgcttgttgaaaaagcACTGTagtaggcttttaaaaaataagttaataagGTCTTTTACCGCTTTCAAAGAGCcttgtaatagacttttaaaaaataagttaaggatgtcttttacagcgttgtaataggctattaaaaattaagttaaggaggtcttttacagtgctctttcaaagagcgctgtaataggcttttaaaaaataagttaaggagattttttacaacgctctttcaaagagcgctgtaataggcttttaaaaactaagttaaggaggtcttttacaacgctctttcaatgagcgttgtaatagggttttatatataacagtaaaccgcttcagtttcctctttatttcgtaaacttcactacgTTTCAGAgacctcctcctcttcattttccttctcattgcgaaccctactgtCCATACAAACCATATTGTCAATCATCTCcatctttgttactatccctaccaactctcattcaaatactatccctaaatcctaaaccctaaactgtttcagtttcttcttcattacgtaaacttcatacgcttgtttccttctcatcttcattctccttctcattgcgaaccctacgaacaatattgccttgttactaaccctcattacgtaaacttcgtACGCTtctttcctcttcattctcttTGTCATTGCGAACCTTCTTTGTTTTTGCGAACCCTattgttcgtatttctgcgctaTTCTTATTTGTTCGTATTTATGCACCGTAACCCTAttgttcttctgtttttcaggtattgtatatattagttttttgtttcactaaaatgcatgttgaacttatactactatcaatgcacaaatatttattgacttatatgttttattttatagtgtcctcgtcaaactaacaacatcgactgtgggtactatatattgcgattcatgaaggagattcttgatatgaattaaattataattccagaaacggtacggtattttcattatttaattttcatatataaactatgtatatatttgattctaacttatttatgtccaatttttatatcgcacagtactttgacaattccagtccaacatacttcgaaagagatctaattgaaataaagaaaaattggtgtcaatatgtgattgaaatgaaaattatttgatttactGGGAAATgacatgctgcaagggatagttatatgaatatatggtagttatGTTCTGTGTAGTtttgatagttatatgtatatgaatatggcacatttgaaaagttgtgaatatgtagttatatgaatatgtatatagttatgtgttgttgtcaatatgtgaatatgtatatgaatatgttgtgaactgattgtgtaaatatgtaaagctataaagttaaattataaagttatatagttctgttgttgtgtactgattgtatGAATTGATTTTGggtgaaaatgattttggaaaaaaaattaaaagacagcattgtaataggtgcatataataatgcatctattgaatgcacattttgcaacgctttttcaaaaaagcgatgtaataggtgcataataatgcatctattgaatgcacattttacagcgttttttcaaaaaaacgttgtaataggtgcataataatgcatctattgaatgcacctggcatgctgcaagggatagttatatgaatatatggtagttatGTTATGTGTAGTtttgatagttatatgtatatgaatatgacacatttgaaaagttgtgaatatggagttatatgaatatatatatagttatgtgttgttgtcaatatgtgaatatgtatatgaatatgttgtgaactgattgtgtaaatatgtaaagttataatgttaaattataaagttatatagttatgtTGTTGTGTATTGATTGTATGAACTGATTGTGAACTAATTCTgcatgaaaatgattttggaaaaaaaattaaaagacagcgctgTAAGAGGTGCATAAAATAATGTATCTATttaatgcaccttttacaacgctttttcaaaaaagcgccgtaataagtgcataataatgcatttattgaaTAAACCTTTTATAGTGTTTTTCCaaaagagcgttgtaataggtgcataataatgtaTCTATTAAATGCACCTTTTATAGCGTTTTTCCAAAAGACACcgtaaaacgagtataacaagcgtGCAATATATCAAACTattttatagcatttttttattttaaaaaacgttgttgtatctttttacagcgcttctttttttgaaaaaacgttgtaaattgcttaaaaaaacggtgtaaaataagttttttcgcgtagtgaaaataaaattatagttgaTCTGAATTATTTTAGACTAAATAGATTAGACTAAATTATTTGTGTCCTATTACATAACATATCAAGCCATCACCTAAGCGTTAATACATACTGGTGTTCCTAAATTTTTCCCATACCAAACAattatatggatttagattctATGGCATTAAAACTACCTTTTGTAATTTGTACGTCAATGATCGTCAAATTAAAACTATACTgtctataatataattaaagtagattttcatatttctaaaaaatcaaatttcctCTAATTCAGACAATTATTGATATGCTAATTGTACATTCGCATGAGAAATTCTAAACAAATACAAATTCTTATTTGTTAGAAAATTATATTGTATAATAGCAATTTGAGCACAAGGTGAGCATTTGGATTTGATCCTTACCATCCATCTTTATATTGCTATCATAGTTAGTTGATAACACCAACCAAATCCAATACCAAAACAATAAGGTGTAAGTTCTAACTAAGTTGATAGCCAATTAAACTGATCTTACTTCAGTCTCATTTTCAATCATAGTATAATAAAGCTGAATTGAATAGATTTAAAGAtatgtttcaattataattgGTTCAATCAAATTAAACTAATTGTACTTATTGACGCATGATTAAGTTATATATTGTCAATTCGATCTTCGATATGATTCTTAAAACATTTactaaaagatcaaattatatatacaactaaatttttttttttatctatagatattttaaaaagtaacgGACTCTCTGATCTTATTTGAACTCCACTTACAAGATATGTAATTTCCTACTATATCTTGTTAGTGTTGTTTACGATTTTCTTTTCTACAAGAAATTTTTgtctataaattattttcaaaatacattTCGAATATGAGGTTTGTTTGGAAAACCTCGAGATGACTTATAGTCGAAATGAGTTTGCAAACGTAAGAAAAAATGACATATAACCGAAATAGAGATAAAGAAGACGACTTCTCAATTCCCCACTGTCTAGGACCTTGCAAGAAATGAATAAGATAGAGATGTTCTGTTAGAATTTGGATTCTAGTCTGATCATACTCGAGGAGATGATATACCGGTACGACAAGTTTCAGCTATAACCCCACGTAGATCACCCCTTTGGTAACATAATAGTGTGCCATAGTCACCATGTAAGCGTTGTCAtggttcttctttttcttcatttGAAACAATAATTGTCTCtattatatatacatacttttcattaaatttaactaacggacaatttaatcattttgttattttcaaTAAACCGTTTCTTTTTCTCTCAGACTTCTCTTCTTTCTCAGCCATCGTCCCTCTCAAGCCCTTTAATCATCGTCGCTGCTCGTCCGTCTTTCGGCCCTAAATCTTCTCTCTTGTTGTGCGACAAATACAAGTTGAATCTTCTCGTTATAAATTTACTTTACTCTATCATTGTTTTTGCTTCTCTGGTTGAATAATTTGAACacatttgtaaaattaagtATTTCTCTTATCAAAATACATGAAGATTTATTATAGAGACTAAATGTCTCTATTTTGAACCTCCTATACAATAACAATAAACCATGGACCATTGGAACTGAATATATATAGTTTCAATTTCATTATTGTACTAGTAGTACATCACACAATACAATAGATCATATATATTATGTATTATTATAGCATATATGATCAAATACATATAACTAATTAGTAGTTGTAGTTCTTTGTAGATGCATCAAAGTTACCGTCAATAAATCCTCCATTACCATGACCATTAACAGTACCACTGTTATTTATAGTGGGGCCACGGTAATTGTTGTCGGTACGGTGTCTGTTTCGGTCACCAGAATTAGCACCGCTGTTGATTTTTGCACCGGAGAAATTTTGGCCCCCGGTGCCATGGTTGTTAAATGCGTGTGATGTACCATTGTTGGAGGATTTGGAACCTTCGGCTGCTTCCTCAGCTTCAAGCATTGCAAGGAGGTTTTTTATGAGACGAGATGACATTCTTACCTTACTTTAAAATTGCTATCTACtcttagttttaattttgatgtatttctATGATCTTATTGTTGCCACCCCAAAACCTATTTATAGATGCAATAAAAGgaatcttatttttttcttcttcacgCGAAACTATATGGAATGTCATctctttatttcaattttataaaggTACATtcttagtatatatatatatataaaggaattttatggaaaatttaaaaaagtaacatattttgatattattaaattaaatcactGATAGTGCGAATAAGATAATTAATCATTTGAAAATTCTATGATGTTGTCATAGTACAATTGTGATATATACTCCAACCTTGTTGCAATTACAAAACTTATGATATACTCACAAGACTTATCGTTGAAGCACAAATGCAGATATAGGAATGAACTTGTGGCGTGAGTTTGATAAGGGATATATACTCCTAAAGCTTTATGCCAAAGTTGTTTGGttagttaatattttgttttaataattaatttgttaacTAAATCatattatcaatttaaaatatccTCCATTTTacaaataggaaaaaaaaaaaagagtagagCATCGATTCTCTACCTTGCATATTAATAATGTTGGCCTagtttgtaaaatttcaaaaaaacaataaatttcagATTAATAATCTAGCTAGTTATATCAAGATGACcaacaattttgattttttatgtcaaTATCCTTGGTTCTTTCatgataaatttgatttttattcaaATGAATAGTACTTTGATTGCCACAATTTATACAAATCGATTTTTGTTTAACACCAAGTTCAATAATCATTCATCTCAGCCAAATTCTTTCTATCAAAGCTTCAGCAAGAGCAATATATTCTACTTCTGTTGTTGATAATGCCACTATGTGTTGAAGATTAGTTTTTCAACTGACTGCATTGTTAAACACTGTGAACACATATCCTTTAAGAGATTTTCTTCTATCTAAATCTCTAGCAAAATCAAAGTCTATAAATCCTTAGACTAGTTTTTATGGTTATGAAATTTTGTTGTATTACAAACACATGCTTTGAGTTCCTTTTAGGTACCTTAGATTTATTTTCTCATAAATCTGCTTGTGACACTTACAACATGAGAAATGTATGGCCTTAAACATACCATAGCATACATGATGCTCCCTATGGCACTTGCATATGATATTGACTTCATGTCTTATGTTTCCTAATTTGTGTTTGGTGACATGGCTGAAGAATGTTTGAAGTTAGCTGCAAGTGGAGAGCTGACAGCATTTGATTCACTCATATTGAACCAATTTATGACCTTTCCAATGTAACTCTCTTGGAAAATTATTAGTTTGCCTTGATATCTGATACTGATGATTTCCATTCATAAAATTCTCTTGGTTGGCCCCAAATCCTTCATCTCAAGTTCTTTCTTCAATTGactctttaatttttcaatttctttcatACTTTTAGATGTTATTAGCATGTCATTCACATATAGCAACAAGTAAATGTAAGTTGTTGATGATACTTGTTTGTAATACACACAACTATCAAAATTACTTCTAGCATAGCTTTGACTAAGCatgaatgaatcaaatcttaaatACCATTGTCTTAGTGATTGTTTTAGCTCATAGAGTGATCTCTTTAGCAAGCATATCCAATCCTCATTTCTTTGAGTCCTAAAGTCATATGGTTGTTGCATTTAGATCACAATGGAGAAATATTGTTTTGACATCCATATGTTATAACTCCATGTCAAAGTGTGATACCATGGCTAGAGTTATCCTTATAGATGCATGCTTGACTACTGGATAAAAGATATCATTGTAG
Protein-coding sequences here:
- the LOC101515153 gene encoding uncharacterized protein, giving the protein MSSRLIKNLLAMLEAEEAAEGSKSSNNGTSHAFNNHGTGGQNFSGAKINSGANSGDRNRHRTDNNYRGPTINNSGTVNGHGNGGFIDGNFDASTKNYNY